In one window of Bizionia sp. M204 DNA:
- a CDS encoding LamG-like jellyroll fold domain-containing protein, producing the protein MKLKLLLIFAVLFVTAASAQTFSVGSVNYSVISTTNNTVGVTSSASYVGELIVPSTVQNAGVTYTVVSILDAAFQNSTTLTSITIPNTVTEIRNSAFRFCTNLSAVDMGDSVTSIGQLSFNACFSLTSVVIPSSVTNISINAFEFCNTLTSVTVEWVTPLSINSNVFTGVNIGMATLNVPAGTVATYQAAPVWQNFGTILPPPPATHLNFDGVNDQVSIPNEANFDFTNEMTVELWVNSSVMPQQWDALVVKGDDSWRLHLNDSGTVNFTCSGVTPVQEINSISNINDGNWHHIAATFGGNAIKIYIDGVLETQAPASGIINNNAQTVLIGNNPIYPGRFFTGNMDDIRIWNVTRTAEQINGSKDCELDGTETGLVAYYNFNQGLDSEDNTSETTLTDHTANANNGTLNNFTLTGSTSNWLAGSPVTTGSIIPSEATVTTPVTYTQNDTATPLTATTGSNGTGLLWYTMETGGTGNGNAPTPSTDTVGSTSYWVSSTNDSGCESERLEIVVEVAIPADHYRMGTSNNGASNAFYINDDDGGLNLPNAFTVELWVKTSEALYILTGIDEVEVYNFYTFNVDQDNKLNFRISNFYDYQEQFVSNLALTDDDWHHIALSRNSSNSYSFYIDGILDSTFTPVVPIEEFNISQIGTGNAAIDEYRVWDLPRTEGQINANKNCELQGTESGLLVYYKFNQGLNAVNNTSITTIFDATANQNNATINNNSVLTGQTQNFLARSPVTSGSTIPNIPTTTTLITYELGDTANPLTAATEGTGLLWYTMETGGTGSTTAPTPDTSSVGSASYWVASTNANGCESARVEIVVNVQETLGVQEVEDLKDIHIYPNPTSGNVSISFPNALDSKISLYDLNGRLLSNKTETSTKSIIDLSNYEGGVYLLKIEVNQNEIIKRVVKY; encoded by the coding sequence ATGAAACTAAAATTACTTTTAATTTTTGCTGTATTGTTTGTAACTGCAGCTTCCGCTCAAACCTTTTCTGTAGGTAGCGTTAATTATTCTGTTATTTCGACAACTAACAATACAGTGGGTGTTACTTCGTCTGCAAGTTATGTGGGGGAATTAATAGTTCCTTCAACAGTTCAAAACGCTGGTGTTACTTATACTGTCGTTTCAATTTTAGATGCTGCGTTTCAAAATAGCACCACTTTAACTTCAATTACAATACCAAATACCGTTACTGAAATAAGGAATAGTGCGTTTCGATTTTGTACAAATTTATCCGCTGTAGACATGGGGGATTCTGTTACAAGTATTGGACAGCTTTCATTTAATGCGTGTTTTAGTTTAACTTCTGTGGTTATTCCTAGTTCAGTCACAAATATTAGTATTAATGCATTTGAATTTTGTAATACTTTGACCTCGGTTACAGTCGAATGGGTAACACCGTTGTCTATTAATAGCAATGTTTTTACAGGTGTAAATATTGGTATGGCAACTTTAAATGTTCCTGCTGGAACAGTAGCAACTTATCAAGCAGCACCAGTTTGGCAAAATTTTGGGACTATTTTGCCACCACCACCAGCAACCCATTTAAATTTTGACGGTGTTAATGATCAGGTTAGTATTCCAAATGAGGCCAATTTCGATTTTACAAATGAAATGACTGTAGAGCTTTGGGTGAATTCAAGCGTGATGCCGCAACAATGGGATGCTTTAGTGGTAAAAGGGGATGATAGTTGGAGGTTGCATTTAAATGATTCAGGAACTGTGAATTTTACATGTAGCGGCGTAACACCTGTACAAGAAATTAATTCAATTTCAAATATAAACGATGGTAATTGGCATCATATAGCTGCAACTTTTGGTGGTAACGCTATTAAGATTTATATAGATGGTGTATTAGAAACTCAAGCTCCCGCTTCTGGTATTATTAATAACAATGCACAGACGGTGTTAATAGGAAACAATCCAATATATCCTGGTCGTTTTTTTACAGGTAATATGGATGATATCCGTATTTGGAATGTTACTAGAACAGCAGAACAAATAAATGGTTCAAAAGATTGTGAATTAGATGGCACTGAAACAGGTTTAGTTGCGTATTACAATTTTAACCAAGGGCTTGACTCAGAAGATAACACTTCTGAAACGACATTAACAGACCATACAGCAAATGCTAACAATGGAACCTTAAACAATTTTACTTTAACAGGAAGCACATCTAACTGGTTAGCAGGTTCTCCTGTAACAACAGGTTCAATAATTCCTTCTGAAGCGACAGTTACGACTCCAGTAACGTATACCCAAAACGATACAGCAACTCCTCTAACAGCAACAACAGGTTCTAATGGTACAGGTTTATTATGGTACACAATGGAAACAGGAGGAACTGGTAATGGAAATGCACCAACACCTAGTACAGATACTGTTGGTTCAACTTCTTATTGGGTGTCAAGCACCAATGATAGCGGTTGCGAAAGTGAGCGTTTAGAAATTGTGGTTGAAGTGGCAATACCAGCAGACCATTACCGTATGGGTACATCTAATAATGGAGCATCAAATGCCTTTTATATAAATGATGACGATGGTGGACTTAATTTACCAAATGCATTTACCGTAGAACTTTGGGTTAAAACTTCGGAAGCTCTTTACATTTTAACTGGTATTGATGAAGTTGAGGTCTATAATTTTTATACGTTCAATGTTGATCAAGATAATAAACTAAATTTTCGAATTTCGAATTTTTATGATTACCAAGAACAATTTGTATCTAATCTAGCTTTAACGGATGATGATTGGCATCATATAGCCTTAAGCAGAAACTCATCCAACTCATACAGTTTTTATATAGACGGTATTTTAGATAGCACTTTTACGCCTGTGGTACCTATTGAAGAATTTAATATATCCCAAATTGGTACTGGAAATGCAGCTATAGATGAGTATAGAGTATGGGACCTACCAAGAACAGAGGGGCAAATTAATGCAAATAAAAACTGTGAATTGCAGGGTACGGAATCAGGGTTATTGGTTTACTATAAATTTAACCAAGGTTTGAATGCTGTAAATAATACCAGTATTACCACTATATTTGATGCTACAGCAAACCAAAATAATGCAACTATAAATAACAATTCGGTGTTAACAGGTCAAACCCAAAACTTTTTAGCTAGATCACCTGTAACAAGTGGTTCCACTATACCAAATATACCTACAACTACAACCTTAATAACCTATGAATTAGGAGATACTGCCAACCCATTAACAGCAGCAACCGAAGGTACAGGTTTATTATGGTACACAATGGAAACAGGAGGGACTGGTTCTACAACAGCTCCTACACCAGATACATCTTCAGTTGGATCAGCATCCTATTGGGTAGCTAGTACAAATGCAAATGGATGCGAAAGTGCACGTGTAGAAATTGTCGTAAATGTTCAAGAAACTTTAGGCGTACAAGAGGTGGAAGACTTAAAAGACATTCATATATATCCAAACCCAACAAGTGGTAACGTTTCCATTAGTTTTCCGAATGCTTTGGACTCAAAAATTTCACTTTATGATTTAAACGGGAGGCTGTTATCAAATAAAACAGAAACATCCACGAAATCTATCATAGATTTGAGCAACTATGAGGGTGGCGTTTATCTTTTAAAAATAGAAGTAAATCAAAATGAAATTATTAAAAGAGTTGTAAAGTACTAA
- the murQ gene encoding N-acetylmuramic acid 6-phosphate etherase — translation MDFIKTTEKDSNYNHLETMSVSAILKHINTEDQTVPLAVERELPQIEALVSQIVEKLKIGGRLFYIGAGTSGRLGILDASECPPTFGVSHDLVVGIIAGGDKAIRKAVENAEDSKTQGWEDLQAFNISSKDIVIGIAASGTTPYVIAALKMCNKNQILTGCITCNKNSPLSLVSKYPIEVVVGPEFVTGSSRMKAGTAQKLVLNMITTTTMIQLGHVKGNKMVDMQLSNVKLVERGIKMIMEELQIDYVTAQQLLNTYKNVRTAINNYTNGN, via the coding sequence ATGGATTTTATAAAAACAACTGAAAAAGATTCAAATTACAACCATCTCGAAACGATGTCCGTATCTGCTATCTTAAAGCATATTAATACGGAAGATCAAACCGTACCTTTGGCGGTTGAAAGAGAACTGCCACAAATAGAAGCCTTAGTTTCGCAAATAGTTGAAAAACTAAAAATTGGAGGTCGACTTTTTTATATAGGTGCAGGAACAAGTGGTAGGTTAGGTATTTTAGATGCATCAGAATGTCCACCAACTTTTGGAGTTTCACACGATTTAGTGGTAGGGATTATTGCAGGTGGAGATAAAGCCATTCGAAAAGCTGTTGAAAATGCTGAAGATTCTAAAACTCAAGGTTGGGAAGACTTGCAAGCCTTTAATATATCATCTAAAGATATTGTAATTGGTATTGCAGCATCAGGAACCACGCCTTACGTTATTGCAGCATTAAAAATGTGTAATAAAAATCAAATCCTTACTGGCTGTATTACTTGTAATAAAAACAGTCCCCTATCTTTAGTTTCCAAATATCCTATTGAAGTTGTGGTAGGGCCAGAATTTGTTACAGGAAGTTCTAGGATGAAAGCAGGTACAGCTCAAAAATTAGTTCTTAATATGATTACAACCACCACCATGATTCAACTGGGCCATGTTAAAGGAAATAAGATGGTCGATATGCAATTAAGTAATGTCAAGTTGGTTGAACGCGGAATAAAGATGATTATGGAAGAACTCCAAATAGACTATGTAACGGCTCAACAATTATTAAACACCTATAAAAATGTGAGAACAGCAATAAACAATTATACAAATGGAAACTGA
- the rplT gene encoding 50S ribosomal protein L20 has translation MPRSVNSVAKRARRKKVLKQAKGYFGRRKNVWTVAKNAVDKAMQYSYRDRRVKKRTFRTLWIQRINAGARQHGMSYSQFMGKMKANNIELNRKVLADLAMNNPDAFAAVVKKVK, from the coding sequence ATGCCAAGATCAGTAAATTCTGTTGCCAAAAGAGCCAGAAGAAAAAAGGTGCTTAAACAAGCAAAAGGTTACTTCGGACGTCGTAAAAACGTTTGGACAGTAGCAAAAAATGCGGTTGATAAAGCGATGCAATATTCGTACAGAGACCGTAGAGTTAAAAAGAGAACATTCCGTACATTATGGATCCAACGTATTAACGCTGGAGCTAGACAACATGGTATGTCTTACTCACAGTTTATGGGTAAAATGAAAGCTAACAATATCGAATTAAATCGTAAAGTTTTAGCTGATTTAGCCATGAATAACCCAGATGCATTTGCAGCTGTAGTAAAGAAAGTAAAGTAA
- a CDS encoding DUF6095 family protein, with translation METETKHTDKDVLLKGIKKMGVSLLCMFLGPTLLYIAFSNQEKALYIPLLIVGIIICGLAIFFAFKGLKTIMDSMFN, from the coding sequence ATGGAAACTGAAACAAAACACACGGATAAAGATGTTCTTTTAAAGGGTATTAAAAAAATGGGAGTATCATTATTATGCATGTTTTTAGGGCCTACTCTTTTATATATAGCATTTAGCAATCAAGAAAAAGCCTTATATATACCATTACTAATAGTGGGTATAATAATTTGTGGCCTTGCTATATTCTTTGCCTTTAAAGGATTAAAAACAATAATGGATAGTATGTTCAACTAA
- the rpmI gene encoding 50S ribosomal protein L35, whose product MPKMKTKSSAKKRFKITGTGKIKRKHAFKSHILTKKSKKRKLALTHSTLVHANDVNSIKEQLRLK is encoded by the coding sequence ATGCCTAAAATGAAAACCAAATCTAGTGCCAAGAAAAGATTTAAAATTACTGGTACTGGTAAAATAAAAAGAAAGCACGCTTTTAAGAGTCACATCTTAACAAAGAAATCTAAAAAGCGTAAGTTAGCATTAACTCATAGTACGTTAGTACATGCGAACGATGTTAACAGCATTAAGGAACAATTACGATTAAAATAA
- a CDS encoding DUF4249 domain-containing protein has product MKNIIILLLISISIFSCEDVIDVNVPNSEPRLVIDASINWIKGTSGNEQSIKLTLTAPYFDSSVPPANDAEVFITDSNNNVFIFVEDGNTGLYLNSNFTPVLNTDYYLTINYKNEIYSATETLLAVPEFDFVEQNLEGGITGEETEIKAYFTDPANEENYYFFEYIPSIPVNKTLDTFKDEFVNGNQIFGFYVEEDLTTNDSVIIRNYGVSERFYEFMFILLQQTGAGGGGPFETQPATVRGNCINTTNQNNYPLGYFRLSEVAEINYTIE; this is encoded by the coding sequence ATGAAGAACATTATCATTTTACTACTAATTAGTATTTCAATTTTTTCATGTGAAGATGTAATAGATGTAAATGTACCTAATTCTGAACCGAGATTAGTAATCGATGCTTCCATAAACTGGATAAAAGGAACTTCAGGTAATGAGCAGTCCATAAAACTTACTTTAACGGCTCCTTATTTTGATTCTTCAGTTCCTCCAGCTAATGATGCCGAGGTTTTTATTACTGATTCTAATAATAACGTTTTTATTTTTGTTGAAGATGGAAATACTGGTTTATATTTAAATTCAAATTTCACTCCTGTTTTAAATACAGACTATTACCTAACTATTAATTATAAAAATGAAATATATTCAGCTACTGAAACACTTTTAGCTGTACCTGAATTTGATTTTGTTGAACAAAATTTAGAAGGCGGAATTACTGGTGAAGAAACAGAAATTAAAGCATACTTTACAGACCCAGCTAACGAAGAAAATTATTACTTTTTTGAGTACATTCCAAGTATACCGGTAAATAAAACATTAGATACCTTTAAAGATGAATTTGTAAATGGAAATCAGATTTTTGGTTTCTATGTTGAAGAAGATTTAACCACTAACGATTCTGTTATTATAAGAAATTATGGTGTATCCGAACGGTTTTATGAATTTATGTTTATTTTATTGCAACAAACTGGTGCCGGAGGAGGTGGTCCGTTTGAAACACAACCTGCCACTGTTCGCGGGAATTGCATAAATACAACCAATCAAAATAATTATCCATTAGGATATTTCAGGTTATCTGAAGTGGCTGAAATTAATTATACCATTGAATAG
- the thrS gene encoding threonine--tRNA ligase, whose protein sequence is MIDITLPDGSIKSVEKGTTSMDVAKSISEGLARNVISAKFNDTVVETKTPLTTDGTLVLYTWNDDEGKKAFWHSSAHILAQAIEALYPTAKLWVGPAIENGFYYDIDLGDETISDKDFKRIEDKMLEIARGKHEFNMREVSKLEALSYYRDNNNYKLDLIGNLEDGTITFCDHDTFTDLCRGGHIPNTGIVKAVKILSVAGAYWKGDENNKQLTRVYGISFPKQKELTEHLHLLEEAKKRDHRKLGKELELFTFSQKVGQGLPLWLPKGAALRERLENFLKKAQKKAGYEMVVTPHIGQKELYVTSGHYEKYGEDSFQPILTPKDGEEFLLKPMNCPHHCEIYNSFQWSYKDLPKRFAEFGTVYRYEQSGELHGLTRVRGFTQDDAHIFCTPDQLDKEFKDVIDLVLYVFGSLGFENFTAQVSLRDPENPEKYIGSNENWEKAEAAILNAAKDKNLNFIVETGEAAFYGPKLDFMVKDALGRQWQLGTIQVDYNLPERFELTYKGSDNELHRPVMIHRAPFGSMERFVAILLEHTAGNFPLWLVPDQVIVLSISEKYEKYAKKVLNSLENDEIRALIDNRNETMGKKIREAEMKKIPYMIIVGENEEQEGKISVRQHGGEDLGMISVQEFTELLNIEVNKTLKQF, encoded by the coding sequence ATGATAGATATTACATTGCCAGATGGCAGTATTAAGTCGGTTGAGAAGGGAACAACTTCCATGGACGTTGCTAAAAGCATCAGCGAAGGATTAGCCAGAAACGTTATTTCTGCAAAATTTAATGATACGGTTGTAGAAACCAAAACCCCATTAACAACAGACGGTACTCTTGTTTTATACACCTGGAACGATGATGAAGGTAAAAAAGCATTTTGGCATTCTTCGGCACATATATTAGCTCAAGCTATTGAAGCACTCTACCCTACTGCCAAATTATGGGTTGGTCCTGCTATTGAAAATGGTTTTTATTATGATATTGATTTAGGTGACGAAACCATTTCAGATAAAGATTTTAAGCGTATTGAAGATAAGATGCTGGAAATAGCACGTGGAAAACACGAATTCAATATGCGAGAGGTTTCAAAACTAGAAGCACTATCTTATTATAGAGATAATAATAATTATAAGTTAGATTTAATAGGAAACCTTGAAGATGGCACGATTACATTTTGCGATCATGACACATTTACCGATTTATGTCGTGGTGGCCATATTCCAAATACCGGAATTGTCAAAGCCGTTAAAATATTAAGTGTGGCTGGAGCTTATTGGAAAGGTGATGAAAACAACAAACAGTTAACGCGTGTTTACGGGATATCATTCCCTAAGCAAAAGGAATTAACAGAACACCTTCACTTATTAGAAGAAGCTAAAAAACGCGATCATAGAAAGCTTGGAAAAGAGCTTGAATTATTTACATTCTCACAAAAAGTAGGTCAGGGCTTACCATTATGGTTACCTAAAGGCGCTGCGTTACGTGAGCGTTTAGAGAATTTCCTTAAAAAAGCACAAAAGAAAGCAGGATATGAAATGGTTGTTACACCGCATATTGGCCAGAAGGAACTTTATGTAACATCTGGACACTATGAGAAATATGGTGAAGATAGCTTTCAGCCTATTCTAACACCTAAAGACGGCGAAGAATTCCTATTGAAACCAATGAATTGCCCACACCATTGTGAGATATACAATAGTTTTCAGTGGTCTTATAAAGACTTACCAAAACGTTTTGCTGAATTTGGAACCGTTTATAGATATGAACAAAGTGGAGAATTACATGGTTTAACGCGTGTTAGAGGTTTTACTCAAGATGATGCGCATATATTTTGTACACCAGACCAATTAGATAAAGAGTTTAAAGATGTTATTGATTTGGTATTGTATGTGTTTGGATCTTTAGGGTTCGAAAACTTCACAGCACAGGTATCTTTACGTGATCCTGAAAATCCAGAAAAATACATTGGAAGTAATGAGAATTGGGAAAAAGCAGAAGCTGCCATTTTAAATGCGGCCAAAGATAAAAACTTAAATTTTATTGTAGAAACTGGCGAAGCAGCTTTTTACGGCCCCAAATTAGACTTTATGGTTAAAGATGCGCTTGGAAGACAATGGCAACTAGGTACCATTCAAGTGGATTATAATTTACCTGAACGATTTGAATTAACTTACAAAGGTAGTGACAATGAGCTACACCGACCAGTCATGATTCACCGTGCGCCTTTTGGTAGTATGGAACGATTTGTTGCCATTTTACTAGAACACACCGCAGGTAACTTCCCGTTGTGGTTGGTGCCTGACCAAGTAATTGTATTATCTATTAGTGAAAAATATGAGAAATACGCGAAAAAAGTTTTAAATTCGCTAGAAAATGACGAAATTCGCGCCCTAATTGACAATAGAAACGAAACGATGGGTAAGAAAATTCGGGAAGCCGAAATGAAGAAAATCCCATATATGATTATTGTTGGTGAGAATGAAGAACAAGAAGGTAAAATTTCTGTTCGTCAACATGGTGGTGAGGATCTTGGCATGATTTCTGTACAAGAGTTTACTGAATTGTTGAACATAGAAGTCAATAAAACATTAAAGCAATTTTAA
- the infC gene encoding translation initiation factor IF-3: MNTKIRVEKVRLVGDNVEVGVYPTKEALAIADEQGLDLVEISPKADPPVCKVMDYKKFLYEQKKREKVLKAKASKVVVKEIRFGPQTDDHDYEFKKKHAEKFLQEGAKLKAFVFFKGRSIVFKEQGQILLLRLAQDLEDLGKVEQMPKLEGKRMTMFIAPKKSK; this comes from the coding sequence ATCAACACTAAAATTAGGGTTGAAAAAGTGCGTTTAGTAGGTGACAATGTTGAAGTAGGTGTCTACCCAACAAAAGAAGCATTGGCAATAGCTGATGAGCAAGGGCTTGACCTTGTTGAAATATCACCAAAAGCAGATCCTCCTGTTTGTAAAGTGATGGATTATAAAAAGTTTCTTTATGAACAAAAGAAACGTGAAAAGGTTTTAAAAGCGAAAGCTTCAAAAGTTGTTGTAAAAGAAATTCGTTTTGGTCCTCAAACTGATGATCATGATTACGAGTTTAAAAAGAAACATGCCGAGAAGTTTTTACAAGAAGGTGCAAAGCTAAAAGCGTTTGTATTTTTTAAAGGCCGATCCATTGTTTTTAAAGAACAAGGACAAATTCTATTGTTGCGTTTAGCGCAAGATTTAGAAGATTTAGGTAAAGTAGAACAAATGCCTAAACTGGAAGGTAAACGTATGACGATGTTTATTGCTCCAAAGAAATCAAAATAA
- a CDS encoding carboxypeptidase-like regulatory domain-containing protein, translating into MRIFWLILIFTFSINSIWSQNKFTLNGVISDSESSETLIGVNILIPQLKTGATTNEYGFYSITLPEGTYRVVISYLGYSEILETITLSENITKNFTLTESVESLNEVIITENVEKLNIRKPQMSLNAMSAGTIKEIPVVFGEADVIKAITLLPGVTTAGEGASGFNVRGGAADQNLILLDEATIYNSSHLFGFFSVFNPDAIKDLKLYKGGIPARYGGRVSSVLDIYQKEGNKNKFHMNGGIGLISSRLLAEGPINKGKGSFLLGGRATYAHLFLPLFDLDNKAYFYDLNTKISYRLNDNNNIYLSGYFGRDVLSFSDSFENTYGNTVLNFRWNHLFSDKIFSNLSLIYSDYYYGLDLNFIGFNWDSGIRNFNVKYDFKHYLNNNITLQYGLNSIYHKFNPGEIKPSSEESGINPDKLIDKYAFENALYLDVEQKLSEKIQLSYGLRYSTFLRLGQDELNMYANNVPVVFNQELQIYEKAEPIGIEKYKRSKVLKSFGNFEPRLAIAYQLQNNSSIKASYNRLSQYLHLLSNTSSPTPLDIWTPSGMYTDPQILDQVALGYFRNFKNDVFSLELETFYKTVKNRIDYIDGADLIANDAIEQVILNGEARAYGMEILFRKNTGRLKGWIAYTLSKSEQRTPGRTENEPGINNGAWYKTAYDKTHDISITASYDFTQKWRFNANFILQTGQPVTYPNAQYEYNGISIPNYGLRNEFRLPSYNRLDLSATYIPKPEKSSGWQAEWVFGIYNVYNRYNAASITFSENRDTGVNEATRLSIFGIVPSVTYNFKF; encoded by the coding sequence ATGCGTATATTCTGGTTAATTCTGATTTTTACATTCAGTATCAATTCTATTTGGTCTCAAAATAAATTCACTCTAAATGGTGTAATTTCAGATTCAGAAAGTAGCGAAACACTAATTGGTGTTAATATTTTAATTCCCCAACTAAAAACTGGAGCAACCACCAACGAATATGGCTTTTACTCCATAACCCTTCCTGAAGGCACATATCGCGTTGTAATTAGTTATTTAGGTTATAGTGAGATTTTGGAAACCATAACCCTTTCTGAAAATATCACTAAAAATTTCACATTAACAGAATCCGTAGAAAGCTTAAATGAAGTCATTATCACCGAAAATGTAGAAAAACTCAATATAAGAAAACCCCAAATGAGTTTAAACGCTATGTCAGCCGGAACCATTAAAGAAATTCCTGTTGTGTTTGGTGAAGCAGATGTTATAAAAGCTATCACCTTACTTCCAGGGGTTACTACAGCTGGCGAAGGTGCTTCAGGTTTTAATGTACGTGGTGGTGCCGCGGACCAAAACTTAATACTTTTAGATGAAGCAACCATTTACAACTCATCACATTTATTCGGGTTCTTCTCTGTTTTTAATCCAGATGCCATAAAAGACTTAAAACTTTACAAAGGTGGTATTCCGGCAAGGTATGGTGGACGCGTTTCTTCCGTATTAGACATCTATCAAAAAGAAGGAAACAAAAATAAATTTCACATGAACGGTGGCATTGGTTTAATATCCAGTAGACTTTTAGCCGAAGGCCCAATTAATAAAGGAAAAGGTTCCTTTCTTTTAGGAGGTCGAGCTACATATGCGCATTTGTTTTTACCCCTTTTTGATTTAGATAATAAAGCCTATTTCTACGATTTAAATACTAAAATTAGTTACAGATTGAACGATAATAATAACATCTATTTATCAGGATATTTTGGTCGTGATGTGTTGAGTTTTAGTGATAGTTTTGAAAACACGTATGGAAATACAGTTTTAAACTTTAGATGGAATCACTTGTTTTCTGATAAAATATTTTCAAATTTATCTTTAATCTATTCGGATTATTACTACGGGTTAGATCTAAATTTTATAGGATTTAACTGGGATTCTGGTATTCGCAATTTTAATGTGAAATATGATTTCAAACATTATCTGAATAATAATATAACACTCCAATATGGACTAAACAGCATTTATCACAAATTTAATCCTGGAGAAATAAAACCATCATCAGAAGAATCGGGCATTAATCCAGATAAACTAATTGATAAATATGCTTTTGAAAATGCACTTTATTTAGATGTTGAGCAGAAATTATCCGAAAAGATTCAATTATCATACGGCTTGCGCTATAGTACATTTTTAAGACTAGGACAGGATGAATTAAATATGTATGCCAATAATGTGCCGGTCGTTTTTAACCAAGAGTTACAAATTTACGAAAAAGCAGAACCTATAGGCATTGAAAAGTACAAACGTAGTAAAGTTTTAAAATCATTTGGCAATTTCGAGCCACGTTTAGCCATTGCTTATCAATTGCAAAATAATTCATCTATCAAAGCAAGTTACAACCGTTTAAGTCAATATTTGCATCTATTATCTAATACGAGTTCACCGACGCCATTAGATATTTGGACTCCTAGCGGTATGTACACCGACCCACAAATACTAGATCAAGTAGCCCTAGGTTATTTCAGAAATTTTAAGAACGATGTATTTTCACTTGAGTTAGAAACATTTTATAAAACAGTAAAAAACAGAATAGATTATATTGATGGTGCGGATTTAATAGCGAATGATGCCATAGAACAAGTTATTTTAAATGGTGAAGCCAGAGCTTATGGCATGGAAATACTTTTCAGAAAAAATACCGGGCGTTTAAAAGGTTGGATTGCTTATACCTTATCAAAATCAGAACAAAGAACGCCTGGCAGAACTGAAAATGAACCAGGAATAAACAATGGCGCGTGGTATAAAACAGCCTATGATAAAACGCATGACATTTCTATTACCGCTAGTTATGATTTTACACAGAAATGGCGATTTAATGCTAATTTCATACTTCAAACAGGTCAACCCGTAACCTATCCCAATGCACAATATGAGTACAATGGCATTTCCATACCAAACTATGGCTTGCGTAATGAATTTCGATTACCATCCTATAACCGACTGGATTTATCTGCCACTTACATACCAAAACCAGAAAAATCATCGGGTTGGCAAGCTGAATGGGTCTTCGGAATTTATAACGTTTATAATAGATATAATGCGGCTTCAATTACCTTTTCAGAAAATAGAGACACCGGTGTAAATGAAGCAACACGATTATCAATTTTTGGTATCGTTCCATCGGTTACTTATAATTTTAAATTTTAA